CCTCCTGCTCCTGCCCGTCCGGGTTCGGAGTCGGACCTCCATCCGAGGACGAGGGCGGGGGCACGGAGCCTCCCGGAGACTCCTCCACGAAGCTCTGGCCCTGGATGCACCCAGCCACCCCCGCCAGTAGAAGCAGCCATGCCAGGAGCAGGCGAGCGGGAGCGAGAGCGGCGGCGCGGTGAATGGACATGGAGAGGCGGTCGCCTCTCTCTAGCTCAGGAGATGCCCCAACGCACCCGGCCCGGCGTCAGCAGCGCGCCCGCGCGTGCCAGGTCGTTCAGCCGGAAGCGCTCCGCCTGCTTCTCGAAGGCGGTGCGGCACCGCTCCGAGCAGAAGAAGTAGCGGCGCTTTTTGTACTCCGCTGTGGGTCGACCCTCCGGTCCTTCCAAGTGTCTACCGCAGACCGGATCCAGATGACGGCTCTGCACGCCTCTCATCACGCTCGCCTCCCACCTCGGGACGCCAGCCCTCGCGCGGACCGTGCGTCCCCATCCACGCGGAGGCCATAGCAGGAGCCATGCCATGGTCCGACTCCAAGGATGGCGGCTACATGCGAGGCAGACCCGGCGGGTCGGGAGAGGAGGGCGGAACCCTCACAGGGAAAAAGTTTCCGCTCCTCTTTCCATGCGGTGAGAAAGCCGCGAGCGGCCGCTAGAAGGCGGTGCCCGCGCTGGCTCCCACGAAGGTGTCATCCATATAACCGCGGCGGAAGCGCATCAGCTCCACGCGGAAGGTGAGCGCCATGCGCTCCGAGAGCCGGGGCCGGCCCCGGAAGCCCACGCCGTACTGGATGAGGGGCTTGGTGCCCTTGATGGGGGTGGCCTCCTCGTTCACGGTGATGGAGGTGGACTGGTAGGCCATGCCGGCGCCCAGCTGCCCGAAGATGCCGTACGTCTTCTCCGGGCCGAAGGTGAACTCGTAGGCAGGCGCCACCGCGAAGTAGTGGATGCGCGTGCTGCCGACGACGAGCTCCGTGCCCTCGCTGCGGCCGGCCATCGTCCAGCGCACGTCCAGCCAGAGCGCCTCGCGCAGCGGCTCCGCGTCGAGGATGCGGCCGAACTCCCAGGTGAAGCGCAGGCCGAGCCCGAAGGCTGGATCCGCGAAGCGGCCCCGCGAGCTGTCCAGTAACATGGTGCCGAGGATGAGCTCGCCGGCCAGCCCCTTGTTCGGATCATCCGAGCCGTACATGCGCTCGAAGTCGCCCTCCGCCTCCTCCTCGTCGGCCATCCGGTCGAAGTCGGCGGTGGGATCGCTGCTGCGGCGCGGGAGCTTGCGCGGCGCGTCCTCCTCCTCTTCTTCGTCCGGGTAGGCCAGGGGGGCGTCTTCGTCCTCGTCCTGCGCGAGGGCGGGAGTGGAGAGGGCGAGTGCCCCCAGAAGGAAGGGCAGGAGCCGAGCGTGCAAGGTGAAGGTCCTCATGACTCAGGGATTCGGAAGCCGGGGGCAGGTATTGCCGCCCTGCGCGGAGGGCGGGCACACCGTCGACAGCGCCGAGGCAGGGATTGCCAGATGGTCGATGAACTCGTTGCACACCGCCGTCTTCAGCGGCAGGTCGGTGATGTGGTTGATGATCACCGCGGAGGCGGAGATGAGGTTGAAGTTGGTCTGATCGCCCAGGGTGAGGTTGACCAGCTGCGCCAGGCCCGGGTTGTTGGGCGTGGTGTCCGAGTAGGCGGAGACGAGGGCGCGCTGGAGCGTCTTGTGCTGCGCCAGCCCGCCGGCCTGGCCCGCCTGGTAGAGCGCGCTGGCGAGGATGGAGCCCACCACGTACTCGCGGCCGGCGCCGCCGAACGTGCTGAGGTTGTCCTGGTTGAGGCTGGTGCGCAGGAAGACGTCCATGCACCGGTCCGACTTGGCCAGATCGCGATCGTTGCTGAACTTGTCGTCGAACGAGGTGCGCAGGAAGCGCGTGTCGCAGCCGGTGGGGCTGTCACAGGTGGTGCCGAAGCCGTGGTAGTCGGCCAGGCCCTCGTCCAGGGACTTGAGCAGGTTGGCGCCGGGGCTGGCGGCGAAGCCGCTCCACTGGATGAGCGCCTCGGGCAGCCGCCGCCCGCCGTACACCTTCTTGTTGAAGATGAGGTGCGAGTACTCGTGCGCCATGATGCCCGCGTTGATGGCCAGCGGCGCCCGCTGCAGCTCGTCGAAGGGCAGCACCATGAAGGCCTGCACCGGCGGGAAGTACAGCGCGTTGTCCTTGAGCGCCTCGCCGCTGGTGTCGGCCAGGATGAACTCGGGGAAGTAGTAGACGGTGATGGGGTCGCCGAAGTCCGCCAGGGGGATGTTGCCTACGGTGCGGAAGTAGTCGAAGGCCTTCTCGAAGTTGTAGTAGGCGGTGACCATGTTCCAGGTGTGGAAGTCGGCCGGCCACAGCACCCCATCGTGGGTGATGAAGCTGGCGGTGACGTCCCGGCCTCCGCCCTTGATCATCGCGTTGCCGAACGCCTCCTCGGTGGGAGCGTTGATCAGCTCCGGATCCTGGGAGTCCGAGCGGATGCGCGCCCCGCCCACCAGCTTGGCGACCACGCCCTCCATGCTGACGACGTTGGTGACGGTGGTGAGCTGGACCTCTTGCGGCACGTAGGTGCCACTGTTGGTGAGCACCAGGGCGCTGACGCGGACCGGGGCCTCGGGCTCGGGAGCGCACGCGGCCAGCGAGGCGAGCGCGGCGACGATGAGGGTTCGATGCATACCCCGCGTTTTACTACGGTCCCGGCCGCATTCAGAAGCGCCCGGCGGAGTCAAGGTGGCGGCGCGGGCCGGGGGGCGCCCAGCAGCAGCAGCAGCCCGAGGCCCCAGGTGGGGAGCGAGCAGGCCGCCCTCCGGATTCCTTGACGCATCGTTTCCACGCTCCGTATGGTGCCGCCCCTTCGTTCACGAACGTCCTTCAACGCAGGCGGTGTCATGGCGGTCCCGTTCATCACCCAGGTCAAGCGTACCCACAGCTGCGGTCAGCTCACCAAGGAGCACATCGGCCAGGAGGTGGTTCTCTTCGGCTGGGTGCAGAATCGGCGAGACCACGGCGGCGCGGTCTTCATCGACTTGCGGGACCGTGAAGGGCTCACCCAGGTCGTCTTCGAGCCAGATGCCAAGGAGGCCCATGAGCTGGCCGGGCAGCTGCGGCTCGAGTACTGCATCGGCATCCGCGGCAAGGTCATCTCCCGCGGCAAGAACGCCAACCCGAAGATGAAGACGGGTGACATCGAGGTGAAGGCGGACGCCCTCACCATCTTCAACCGCTCCGAGCCCACGCCGTTCCTCGTCGAGGACAACATCGAGACGAGCGAGGAGAAGCGCCTGGCGCACCGCTACCTGGACCTGCGCCGCCGGCCGCTGCAGCAGTCGCTGATGACGCGCTCGAAGATGAATGCCATCACCCGCTCGTACATGGTGGGCAACGGCTTCCTCGAGTTGGAGACGCCGTTCATGGGCAAGTACACGCCCGGCGGCGCGCGCAACTTCCTGGTCCCCAGCCGCCTCAACCCGGGCAAGTTCTACGCCCTGGCCGAGAGCCCCCAGCTCTACAAGCAGCTCTTCATGGTCGCGGGCTTCGAGCGCTACTTCCAGATCGTCAAGTGCTTCCGCGACGAGGACCTGCGCCTGGACCGCCAGCCGGAGTTCACCCAGATCGACGTGGAGATGAGCTTCGTCACCCAGGACGACATCTTCACCATCATCGAGGGGTTGATTAAGCGGCTGTGGAAGGAGGTCCTCGATATCGACGTGCCCACGCCGTTCATGCGCATGGACTTCTACGAGTCCATGGACAAGTACGGCAACGACAAGCCGGACCTGCGCTTCGGGCTGGAGCACATCGTCCTGACGAACCTCATCCGCGAGCACGGCGAGGCGGGCGGGGTGCCGCTGATGTTCGAGGCGGTGCAGCACAAGGGCATCGTCAAGGCGATGGTGATTCCGGCGGACAAGGCGCTCAGCCGCGCCGAGTCCGACAAGCTGGAGGAGTTCGCCAAGCAGGCGGGCGCTCGCGGCCTGGCGCGCGCCAAGGTGGGCGAGGGCGGCGAGTGGACGCAGTCGCCGCTGGCCAAGACGATCACCCCCGCGCTGCGGCTGGCCATCAACCAGGCGTGCAACGCGAAGACGGGCGACCTCATCCTCTTCCAGTTCGGCCGCGAGTCGCTGGTCCACACGGTGATGGCGAACCTGCGCGTCCATGTGGCCAAGAAGCTGGGTCTGATTCCGGAGTACGGCAGTGGCGGCCAGTGGAAGTTCCTGTGGGTGGTGAACCCGCCGCTGTTCGAGTACGACGAGGAGTCCAAGACGTGGGCCGCCGCGCACCACGCCTTCACCCGGCCGCACGACGAGGACGTGGAGTACCTGCTCACGGATCCAGGTCGGGTGAAGTGCCACCGCTACGACGTGGTGCTCAACGGCTTCGAGATCGGCGGCGGCTCCATCCGCCTGCATGATCCGAAGGTGCAGTCCGAGGTCTTCAAGGCGCTGGGCATCGGTGAGGAGGAGGCGCGCACCAAGTTCGGCTTCCTGCTGGACGCGCTGAAGTTCGGCGCCCCGCCGCACGGCGGCATTGCCCTGGGCATGGACCGCCTGGCGATGTTGCTCACCGGCGCCGAGTCCCTGCGTGACGTGATTCCGTTCCCGAAGTCGAAGACGGGCACGGACCTGATGACCGGCGCGCCGGGCGATGTGGACGAGCGGCAGCTCAAGGAGGTCCACGTCCGCTCGGCGCCACCTCCGGCGCAGAAGTAAGCCCCTCCCTCCTGGGGTGGGAGTGAGTTTCTAGGGAGAAGTGAACTAGAAACTCACTGTCATGCAACGACACGGCAGGACGAGGCTGGCGCTCCTGGCGCTGGCGCTGGCGGCGTGCTCCTCGGCACCTCAGCCCCCCCTGGTGGTGGGCACCGTGCCGTGGGTGGGCACGGAGCCGCTGTTCCTGGCGCGTGAGCTGGGCCTGTACCCGGCCGGGCAGATCCACCTGGCCGAGTACATGAACACGCCCCAGCGGCTCCAGGCCTTCCGCAATGGCGTCATCGACGCGGTGACGCTGACGCTCGATGACGTGATGATCCTCGACCACTTCGGGCAGGAGGTCCGGGTGGTGCTCGTGCTCGATGCCTCCCACGGGGCCGACTGCCTGATGGCGCGGCGGGAGGTGAAGTCGCTGGCGGACCTCAAGGGCCTGCGCGTGGCCTCCGAGGACATGACGCTGCCGACCTACATGCTCCACCGGGCCCTGGAGGAGGTGAAGCTGCGGGGCGAGGACGTGCAGCGGGTGTTCCACAACCCCGAGGAGCAGGAGACGGTCTTCCAGCGTGGCACGGTGGACGCCGTGGTGAGCTACGAGCCTTACTGCACCCGGCTGGAAGCGGCGGGCGCGCACCGGCTCTTCGACAGCGCGCGGATCCCTGGGGAGATCATCGACGTGCTGGTGGTGCGCGAGAGCCACCTGCGGACGCGCCCGGAGCAGGTGGACATGTTGCTGCGCGGGTGGTTCGCCGCCCTCGCGCGCTTCCAGGCCGCTCCCTCCGAGAGCGCTCGCCGGATGGCGCCTCGGCTCGGGCTGGAAGCGCCGTGGTTCCTCGAGAGCATGGCGGGGGTTCGCCACCCGAGCGCGCGGGAGCAGCACGCGCTGCTCGCGGGCGAGGAGCCCCGCCTCGTGGAGACCATCGACCGGGTGGGCGCCGTCATGGTGCAACAGCAGCTCCTGCCCACCGCACCCTCCGCGCGCCGCCTGCTCGACTCCGGCCCTTTGCTTCGGGTGGCGCCGTGAGCCCCACTCCGCGCCACAGGTGGCAGCGGACCGCCGGCATCCCGCTGTTGCTCGTGCTCATCTATGCCGTCTGTTTCGGCCTCTACTCGCTGCGCCGCGAGACCCAGACCAGCGTGCGGAACGACGAGCGCTTCACGCTTCGGAAGGTCACCGTGGAGATGGCGCAGCTCCAGAGCACCCTGGAGACCTTCCTGAGGGAAGGGAAGCTCACGGTGGCGCGCGAGCTGGTGGCGGGCATGAGCTCCAACCCCCACCTGCAGGTGGGGCTGCTCATCGACGACCGGCAGACGGTGGTGGCCTCAACGCGGCTGGCGCTGCTGGATCGGAAGGTGTCCGAAGCCTGGCCGGAGCTGCTGCGCCTCGAACATGCCGAGCGGATGGGGCGGGCCCGCAGGCACATGACCGGAATCGTGGAGGTCAGCGCCGACGGTCAGCGCGTGGTCGGCTACTACCCGGTCTTCTTGAGCTTCGACAGGCTCCCGGAGAAGGTGGGCTTCCTCTACTTCCAGCACGACCTCGCGACGCTCAAGGCCGCCAGCCTCTACGAGGTGCAGCGCTCGGTGCTCCGCTCGAGCCTGATGTTGCTGCTCATCGCCGGGACGATGGGGCTCGTCATCCAGCTCACCCTGGGCCGGCGCATCCAGCGCCTGACCGAGGCCGCGCGAGAGGTGGTAGCGGGCAAGCCCGGCGTGGCGAGCACCGAGGAGAGCGACGACGCGCTGGGGAGGCTGGGGCAGGCGGTCAGCCAGATGGCCGAGCAGATCGGCCGCAACCAACAGGAGCTCGAGGAGAACGAGGCGCGGTTCCAGACGCTCATCGAGCGCTCGCCGGACGCCACCTTCATCCACTGGGAGGGCAAGGTGGTGTTCCACAACCCGGCGGCCGCGGCGCTGCTGGGGTACGCG
Above is a genomic segment from Hyalangium ruber containing:
- a CDS encoding YHS domain-containing protein, producing MRGVQSRHLDPVCGRHLEGPEGRPTAEYKKRRYFFCSERCRTAFEKQAERFRLNDLARAGALLTPGRVRWGIS
- the aspS gene encoding aspartate--tRNA ligase, giving the protein MAVPFITQVKRTHSCGQLTKEHIGQEVVLFGWVQNRRDHGGAVFIDLRDREGLTQVVFEPDAKEAHELAGQLRLEYCIGIRGKVISRGKNANPKMKTGDIEVKADALTIFNRSEPTPFLVEDNIETSEEKRLAHRYLDLRRRPLQQSLMTRSKMNAITRSYMVGNGFLELETPFMGKYTPGGARNFLVPSRLNPGKFYALAESPQLYKQLFMVAGFERYFQIVKCFRDEDLRLDRQPEFTQIDVEMSFVTQDDIFTIIEGLIKRLWKEVLDIDVPTPFMRMDFYESMDKYGNDKPDLRFGLEHIVLTNLIREHGEAGGVPLMFEAVQHKGIVKAMVIPADKALSRAESDKLEEFAKQAGARGLARAKVGEGGEWTQSPLAKTITPALRLAINQACNAKTGDLILFQFGRESLVHTVMANLRVHVAKKLGLIPEYGSGGQWKFLWVVNPPLFEYDEESKTWAAAHHAFTRPHDEDVEYLLTDPGRVKCHRYDVVLNGFEIGGGSIRLHDPKVQSEVFKALGIGEEEARTKFGFLLDALKFGAPPHGGIALGMDRLAMLLTGAESLRDVIPFPKSKTGTDLMTGAPGDVDERQLKEVHVRSAPPPAQK
- a CDS encoding ABC transporter substrate-binding protein, with protein sequence MQRHGRTRLALLALALAACSSAPQPPLVVGTVPWVGTEPLFLARELGLYPAGQIHLAEYMNTPQRLQAFRNGVIDAVTLTLDDVMILDHFGQEVRVVLVLDASHGADCLMARREVKSLADLKGLRVASEDMTLPTYMLHRALEEVKLRGEDVQRVFHNPEEQETVFQRGTVDAVVSYEPYCTRLEAAGAHRLFDSARIPGEIIDVLVVRESHLRTRPEQVDMLLRGWFAALARFQAAPSESARRMAPRLGLEAPWFLESMAGVRHPSAREQHALLAGEEPRLVETIDRVGAVMVQQQLLPTAPSARRLLDSGPLLRVAP